Proteins encoded by one window of Pseudonocardia alni:
- a CDS encoding MFS transporter, with protein MRSLFRNTRFRRLFTAQIVALVGTGLTTVALGLLAYDLAGERAALVLGSALTIKMVAYVVVGPVVGAVADRVPRRMLMVGADVVRAAVVLVLPWVTGIWQVFVLVAVLQVASATFTPVFQSVIPDVVPDERDYAAALSASQLASSAETVLSPLLAAAAVAVTSYSTLFVGTCAGFVFSAVLVASTAVPPVAGRAQGGFATRLLLGVRLFRAVPQLRGLLALDVVVAAVGVVSLVTTVNVVRDLLGGTEADVGLLLAVSGAGTAAAALASPWAARRLPVRTVMLAGAAVSCLAACATLLLAAAPSWTTAALAWALVGFGPGWIMVNTGRLLRTSAGPGQRPALFSAQFSLSHACWLVTYPLTGWLAVSAGWTVAWSVLAGLAVVALGVAVTVWPTAGADLVRHRHDHDADHAHVVTASPSVHGWTHAHRLVVDDQHPHGPVPV; from the coding sequence GTGCGATCGCTGTTCCGGAACACGCGGTTCCGCCGGTTGTTCACGGCCCAGATCGTCGCTCTGGTCGGGACCGGGCTCACGACGGTCGCGCTCGGGCTGCTCGCCTACGACCTGGCCGGCGAGCGGGCCGCGCTCGTCCTCGGCTCGGCGCTGACGATCAAGATGGTGGCCTACGTCGTCGTCGGGCCGGTCGTCGGCGCGGTCGCCGACCGGGTCCCGCGACGGATGCTGATGGTCGGTGCGGACGTCGTCCGCGCGGCGGTCGTGCTCGTCCTGCCCTGGGTGACCGGGATCTGGCAGGTGTTCGTCCTGGTCGCGGTGCTCCAGGTGGCCTCGGCGACCTTCACCCCGGTGTTCCAGTCGGTCATCCCCGACGTCGTCCCCGACGAGCGGGACTACGCCGCGGCGCTGTCGGCCTCGCAGCTCGCGAGCAGCGCGGAGACGGTGCTGAGCCCGCTGCTGGCCGCGGCGGCCGTCGCGGTGACGAGCTACTCGACGCTGTTCGTCGGCACCTGTGCCGGGTTCGTGTTCTCCGCGGTCCTCGTGGCGTCGACGGCCGTCCCGCCGGTCGCGGGCCGCGCCCAGGGCGGCTTCGCGACCCGGCTGCTGCTCGGGGTCCGGCTGTTCCGGGCGGTCCCGCAGCTGCGGGGGCTGCTGGCGCTGGACGTCGTCGTCGCCGCGGTGGGGGTGGTGTCGCTGGTGACGACGGTGAACGTCGTCCGCGACCTGCTCGGGGGCACCGAGGCCGATGTCGGGCTGCTGCTCGCGGTGTCCGGCGCGGGGACGGCCGCGGCGGCGCTGGCCTCCCCGTGGGCCGCCCGGCGGCTTCCGGTCCGGACGGTGATGCTGGCCGGCGCGGCGGTCTCCTGCCTGGCGGCCTGCGCGACCCTGCTGCTGGCGGCCGCACCGTCGTGGACGACCGCGGCACTCGCGTGGGCGCTGGTCGGCTTCGGCCCGGGGTGGATCATGGTCAACACCGGTCGCCTTCTGCGCACCTCGGCCGGGCCCGGCCAGCGGCCCGCCCTGTTCAGCGCGCAGTTCTCGCTCTCGCACGCCTGCTGGCTGGTCACCTACCCGCTCACCGGCTGGCTGGCGGTCTCGGCCGGCTGGACGGTCGCCTGGTCGGTCCTCGCCGGGCTCGCGGTCGTCGCGCTCGGGGTGGCGGTCACGGTCTGGCCGACGGCCGGCGCCGACCTCGTGCGGCACCGCCACGACCACGACGCCGACCACGCCCACGTCGTCACCGCCAGCCCCTCGGTGCACGGCTGGACCCACGCGCACCGGCTCGTCGTCGACGACCAGCACCCGCACGGACCCGTCCCGGTGTGA
- a CDS encoding TetR/AcrR family transcriptional regulator gives MARTRRGDAGAKVLDAASRLFYRDGINTVGVDTVAAAAGVTKTALYTNFGSKDRLVVAYLRDRDRRWQSDIDRITADHASPRDRILAVFDAYETWQSREGFRGCAFLNAASELPRLDHPAREVVRHHKTALRSYLQTQVERLGTAEPAPALAGILMILLEGAAAMAVVERGTGPIRAAREVADGLLPAA, from the coding sequence ATGGCACGCACACGGCGCGGCGATGCCGGGGCGAAGGTGCTCGACGCCGCGTCCCGGCTCTTCTACCGGGACGGCATCAACACGGTCGGGGTGGACACCGTCGCCGCCGCGGCGGGCGTCACCAAGACGGCGCTGTACACGAACTTCGGCTCGAAGGACCGGCTCGTCGTCGCCTACCTGCGGGACCGCGACCGCCGGTGGCAGTCCGACATCGACCGGATCACCGCCGACCACGCGTCGCCGCGGGACCGGATCCTCGCCGTGTTCGACGCCTACGAGACCTGGCAGTCCCGGGAGGGCTTCCGCGGCTGCGCGTTCCTCAACGCGGCCTCCGAGCTGCCGCGCCTCGACCACCCGGCCCGCGAGGTCGTCCGGCACCACAAGACCGCGCTGCGCAGCTACCTGCAGACCCAGGTCGAGCGGCTGGGGACGGCCGAGCCGGCCCCGGCGCTCGCCGGGATCCTGATGATCCTTCTGGAGGGGGCGGCCGCGATGGCGGTGGTCGAGCGCGGGACGGGGCCGATCCGCGCGGCCCGGGAGGTCGCCGACGGGCTGCTCCCGGCGGCCTGA
- a CDS encoding YbfB/YjiJ family MFS transporter, which yields MTASCERPGPAPATDRPWWTTALLGAGVIALCYGVARYAYGLFVPRFTETFGLTPAAVGVLGGLSTAGYVLGLLAAPALSARSARGATIAAAVSATVGLLLMALAPGVVVFGAAIVMAGAGAGIATPGVAQLVVETVGAAARTRAQAWANTGTGAGLALTAFTPLLPGDWRAVWLGFGLVAVVVTAAAAWSLPRGVPEAAPTQRGHDRVLPLLAVAGLLGLVSAPYWTFSTARLDELGAGPVVGTVAWCAIGVVGVVGGAVGRAAQRYGLRTVGLVVWTLFSAGIALLALPEPGLAGAVVSAGLFGAGYIGLTGLCILWAAHILPGAPARAVTWACLALGVGQTVGSPLAGGLAGRIGTAGTFAVAAALGLLAWAQLHPRLAPPDADRAWTTASPGADVPHRGTGVSDGPGRGRA from the coding sequence ATGACGGCGAGCTGCGAACGGCCCGGACCTGCGCCCGCCACCGACCGGCCCTGGTGGACCACCGCGCTGCTCGGCGCGGGGGTGATCGCGCTCTGCTACGGCGTCGCCCGCTACGCCTACGGACTGTTCGTGCCCCGGTTCACCGAGACGTTCGGCCTGACCCCGGCCGCGGTCGGCGTGCTCGGCGGGCTCTCCACGGCGGGCTACGTCCTCGGGCTGCTCGCCGCCCCGGCGCTGTCGGCGCGGTCGGCGCGCGGCGCCACGATCGCGGCCGCCGTCTCCGCGACGGTGGGGCTGCTGCTCATGGCCCTCGCCCCCGGCGTGGTGGTGTTCGGTGCCGCGATCGTGATGGCGGGGGCCGGGGCCGGCATCGCGACGCCCGGGGTGGCGCAGCTCGTCGTCGAGACGGTCGGTGCGGCCGCGCGCACCCGGGCACAGGCCTGGGCGAACACCGGCACCGGGGCGGGGCTCGCGCTGACCGCGTTCACGCCGCTGCTGCCGGGGGACTGGCGGGCCGTCTGGCTCGGGTTCGGTCTGGTCGCGGTCGTCGTCACCGCTGCCGCCGCGTGGTCGCTGCCGCGGGGGGTCCCCGAGGCGGCGCCCACGCAGCGCGGGCACGACCGGGTGCTGCCGCTGCTGGCCGTCGCCGGGCTGCTGGGGCTGGTCAGCGCGCCGTACTGGACCTTCTCGACCGCGCGGCTCGACGAGCTCGGCGCCGGGCCGGTCGTCGGCACCGTCGCCTGGTGCGCGATAGGCGTGGTCGGCGTGGTCGGCGGCGCGGTGGGACGGGCGGCGCAGCGGTACGGGCTGCGGACGGTCGGGCTCGTCGTCTGGACCCTGTTCTCGGCCGGGATCGCCCTGCTCGCCCTGCCGGAGCCGGGCCTGGCCGGTGCGGTCGTCTCGGCGGGCCTGTTCGGCGCCGGCTACATCGGGCTGACCGGGCTGTGCATCCTGTGGGCCGCACACATCCTCCCGGGCGCCCCCGCACGCGCGGTCACGTGGGCGTGCCTCGCCCTGGGCGTCGGCCAGACGGTGGGCTCACCGCTCGCCGGGGGGCTGGCCGGCCGGATCGGGACGGCGGGGACGTTCGCCGTCGCCGCCGCGCTGGGGCTGCTGGCCTGGGCTCAGCTGCACCCGCGGCTGGCGCCGCCGGACGCGGACCGGGCCTGGACGACGGCGTCCCCCGGCGCGGACGTGCCGCACCGGGGGACGGGGGTCAGCGACGGGCCGGGGCGCGGCCGTGCGTGA
- a CDS encoding 6-pyruvoyl trahydropterin synthase family protein, producing MFSITVRDHVMVAHSLRGEVFGPAQQRHGATFLVDATFRRPELDPDGIVVDIGLATAQLAETLADLNHRDLDDHPEFAGVNTTTEFLARAIADRLADRIGAGKLGGNAGGLTGVTVTLHESHVAWASYERDL from the coding sequence TTGTTCAGCATCACCGTCCGGGACCACGTCATGGTGGCGCACAGCCTGCGCGGCGAGGTCTTCGGACCGGCGCAGCAGCGACACGGCGCGACCTTCCTCGTCGACGCCACCTTCCGGCGCCCTGAGCTGGACCCGGACGGGATCGTCGTCGACATCGGGCTGGCCACCGCGCAGCTCGCGGAGACGCTCGCCGACCTCAACCACCGCGACCTCGACGACCACCCCGAGTTCGCGGGCGTCAACACGACCACCGAGTTCCTGGCCCGGGCGATCGCGGACCGGCTCGCCGACCGCATCGGCGCGGGAAAGCTCGGCGGCAACGCCGGCGGGCTGACCGGCGTGACGGTGACGCTGCACGAGTCGCACGTCGCGTGGGCGAGCTACGAGCGGGACCTGTGA
- a CDS encoding glycosyltransferase family 4 protein, whose protein sequence is MTAPAPPRTTGRAVHVVVPAGIDDPRSPSGGNRYDRGVCAAFDRPVREIAVVGGWPDPDRAALERLDAALTGVPDGGSVLLDGLVACAAPGVLARHTGRVRVVVLVHLPLGDEHGLAAAVVADRRARERAALHAAAAVVTTSRWTARRVVRLHQLPVARVHVASPGVDAAPMTSAHPAGTRLLAVGALTPTKGHDLLVEALARVADREWTLRLAGPLDRVPAHAAAVRAAVDRHGLAGRITLTGPLTGPALDAAYASADLLVLPSRTESYGMVVTEALARAVPVIAAAVGGVPEALGDGGLLVEPGDQEALAGALRSWLTDPGMRADLRAAARDRRDRLDGWADTARALCAVLP, encoded by the coding sequence GTGACGGCTCCCGCACCGCCCCGCACCACGGGGCGTGCGGTGCACGTCGTCGTCCCCGCCGGGATCGACGACCCGCGTTCGCCGAGCGGCGGGAACCGCTACGACCGCGGTGTCTGCGCCGCGTTCGACCGCCCCGTGCGGGAGATCGCCGTCGTGGGCGGCTGGCCGGACCCGGACCGGGCCGCCCTCGAGCGGCTCGACGCGGCGCTCACGGGCGTCCCGGACGGCGGGTCGGTGCTGCTCGACGGGCTCGTCGCCTGCGCCGCGCCGGGGGTCCTGGCCCGTCACACCGGCCGGGTACGCGTGGTCGTCCTGGTGCACCTGCCGCTGGGCGACGAGCACGGGCTCGCCGCGGCGGTCGTCGCGGACCGCCGGGCCCGGGAGCGCGCGGCGCTGCACGCGGCAGCCGCCGTCGTCACCACCAGCCGATGGACGGCACGGCGGGTGGTCCGTCTGCACCAACTGCCCGTCGCCCGCGTGCACGTCGCGTCGCCGGGGGTGGACGCTGCCCCGATGACGTCCGCGCACCCGGCCGGTACCCGGCTGCTCGCGGTCGGGGCGCTCACCCCGACCAAGGGCCACGACCTGTTGGTCGAGGCCCTCGCCCGCGTCGCCGACCGGGAGTGGACGCTGCGCCTGGCCGGGCCGCTCGACCGCGTCCCCGCGCACGCCGCGGCCGTGCGCGCGGCGGTGGACCGGCACGGCCTGGCCGGGCGGATCACCCTCACCGGCCCGCTGACCGGCCCCGCCCTCGACGCCGCCTACGCCTCCGCGGACCTGCTCGTGCTGCCCTCGCGCACCGAGAGCTACGGGATGGTCGTCACCGAGGCGCTGGCCCGGGCCGTCCCGGTGATCGCCGCTGCGGTCGGCGGGGTGCCCGAGGCGCTCGGCGACGGTGGGCTGCTCGTCGAGCCCGGCGACCAGGAGGCGCTGGCCGGCGCGCTGCGGTCCTGGCTGACCGACCCGGGAATGCGCGCGGACCTGCGCGCCGCAGCCCGGGACCGCCGGGACCGGCTCGACGGCTGGGCCGACACCGCCCGAGCCCTCTGCGCGGTGCTGCCGTGA
- a CDS encoding SAM-dependent methyltransferase, which produces MQGAAGNPVCPPEWLALREPADADARSTVLADAVRDLLPPGPLLLRDLGCGTGSMGRWLAPRLARPGGQHWVLHDRDPVVLSHAVASLPGGVTGEAGPGDLTGFGADLLSGTSLITASALLDLLTADEMDALAAVCTAAGCPVLFTLTVSGRVRLHPEDPLDAEIGAAFDDHQRRDENGRRMLGPDAPAAAAAAFARHGARVRTADSPWRLGPDRPALLREWLAGRLDAACAQRPGLAAHAGAYRDRRERALDAGKLTVSVGHIDLLVVPGEWP; this is translated from the coding sequence ATCCAGGGTGCGGCGGGCAATCCGGTCTGCCCGCCGGAGTGGCTCGCCCTGCGCGAGCCCGCCGACGCCGACGCGCGCTCGACCGTGCTCGCCGACGCCGTCCGCGACCTCCTGCCGCCGGGCCCGCTGCTGTTGCGCGACCTCGGCTGCGGCACCGGGTCGATGGGCCGCTGGCTCGCCCCGCGCCTCGCCCGGCCCGGTGGCCAGCACTGGGTCCTGCATGATCGCGACCCCGTCGTGCTCTCCCACGCCGTCGCGTCGCTCCCCGGCGGGGTGACCGGTGAAGCCGGGCCCGGCGACCTCACCGGGTTCGGCGCCGACCTGCTGTCCGGGACGTCGCTGATCACCGCCTCCGCGCTGCTCGACCTGCTCACCGCGGACGAGATGGACGCCCTGGCCGCTGTCTGCACGGCCGCCGGCTGCCCCGTGCTGTTCACCCTGACCGTGTCCGGCCGGGTCCGGCTGCACCCCGAGGACCCGCTCGACGCCGAGATCGGCGCCGCCTTCGACGACCACCAGCGCCGCGACGAGAACGGCCGGCGGATGCTCGGGCCGGACGCCCCCGCCGCCGCGGCGGCCGCGTTCGCCCGGCACGGCGCGCGGGTCCGCACCGCCGACTCGCCGTGGCGGCTCGGCCCCGACCGGCCCGCGCTGCTCCGCGAGTGGCTGGCCGGACGGCTCGACGCGGCGTGCGCGCAGCGTCCCGGCCTCGCCGCACACGCAGGCGCCTACCGTGACCGGCGCGAGCGCGCCCTCGACGCGGGGAAGCTCACCGTGTCGGTCGGCCACATCGACCTGCTGGTGGTCCCGGGGGAGTGGCCGTGA
- a CDS encoding creatininase family protein: MIGQGRESLACVNPLPVDTTEDVRERGASVALLPVGSLEQHGPHLPLTTDTLVASAVAARIAQAHPVRVLPPLTISCSHEHAAWAGTVSISAATLGAVVSDVAASLRASGTTALVLVNAHGGNHVLRNVVQEASVGPLPMALFPVSEDWTAARRTAGCATSNTADMHAGELETSILLHTVPDQVRPSYRTADHVADERPYLLTTGLAAYSAGGVVGRPSLATADKGRGLLDALVVAFEGHLRVLAGR, encoded by the coding sequence ATGATCGGGCAGGGCCGTGAGAGCCTCGCCTGCGTGAATCCCCTCCCGGTCGACACCACCGAGGACGTCCGGGAGCGAGGTGCCTCCGTGGCCCTGCTCCCGGTCGGGAGCCTCGAGCAGCACGGACCGCACCTGCCCCTGACCACCGACACCCTCGTGGCGTCCGCGGTGGCCGCCCGGATCGCGCAGGCCCACCCCGTGCGCGTCCTGCCACCACTGACGATCTCCTGCTCCCACGAGCACGCCGCGTGGGCGGGCACCGTGAGCATCTCCGCGGCGACGCTCGGCGCGGTCGTCTCCGACGTCGCCGCCTCGCTGCGCGCTTCCGGCACCACCGCACTCGTCCTGGTCAACGCGCACGGTGGGAACCACGTCCTGCGCAACGTCGTCCAGGAGGCCTCGGTCGGGCCGCTGCCCATGGCCCTGTTCCCCGTCTCCGAGGACTGGACCGCCGCCCGCCGGACCGCCGGGTGCGCCACCTCGAACACCGCCGACATGCACGCCGGGGAGCTGGAGACCTCGATCCTCCTGCACACCGTCCCCGACCAGGTCCGGCCGTCGTACCGCACCGCCGACCACGTCGCCGACGAGCGGCCGTACCTGCTCACCACCGGGCTCGCGGCCTACTCCGCCGGCGGTGTGGTGGGACGGCCGTCGCTCGCCACCGCCGACAAGGGCCGGGGCCTGCTCGACGCGCTCGTGGTCGCCTTCGAGGGGCACCTGCGGGTGCTCGCCGGGCGCTGA